The DNA sequence CCTCGTACTACCGGAAGGGCTGGTCATTGGTGGACTCCTTCGTGTACTGGGACACGCCCAAAGGTTAGCCCTCCAATCGTACGTCCCGATAGAGACAGGTCCGTTGAAATGTCATAAGCAGCAGCCCTCCACACAACTGATTTTTGGTATACTTTTTGCACTTAGTTATTGTTATGGAGGCCCCACAAATGAACTTGCAACTATAAAAATAAGAAGTGTGGCCTGTTGGAGAAATATTACCCTGCAAAGCTGCCCGTGCTCtcaaatataatgtttttattttgcgaTGAAAAGGGCGGGGTTTCAGCCACACCGAGGTTCATGatgcacacactgtgtgtgattTACTCAGTACTGGGCAGAATGGCGGGTAAGGCACACCAGATTAATAACCACACCCAATAAAGCCGCCACAGAAACGACTGTGTTTACTGAGCGGCTCCACCTGCGTTTCATGCCCataaaatcagatttaaaaaatgggagctgctgtttttttttttttttttggattaacAGTCATGCCCATTGTTTCTCTTCCCAGTTTACTGCGTCTGGTAATAAAACGTTTTCCACAGCGCTGTCTGATCCAGGTTCAGTGTGCTTTTCATTCTACagccaggctgtgctgcagaaaCACCGTTTTCTCTcgtttttctccctctctctcttctctctccctcctctccaacACGAGAGCTGCTTCTGACCCGTACGGTGAAGGTTAAAACTCTAGCCAGCGAATAGCACTCCACGCTGTTTCTGCAACACTGGAGGTGTTGTTTTGAGGTCCCAGCGTGTTTAATGAGTACGGTGTGTTAGCTGAGACGAAGAGGAGATTAGACGTTTCCCTCTGCATCCTGTTCGCCCCTCTCGGCCCTGTTATGACTTGCCATGTGCGTTTCTCCTAAATGCATCAGGCACTgttacccaacccccccccccccttttaaggcttttcttccctctctcccaaaTCATTACTAtatatctctctgtctttctcattctcactctcactctcctctcaaTCTCAATCtatatctgtctctgtctgtctctctctctctctctctctctctctctctatgtctcccTCCTCATCTCATCTCCCTCTTTTGCTATATATAGACCTGGCTTCCCAAGTTCGTGacctctcttcctgtttcctgagaGGCTTGTATTGGGCTGGTAGCAGACTTCAGCTCGAACCGCAGAATTCTGGGATAGAGCGTGTAGCCcttgcccccccacccgctTCTTAAAGCAGTCTAGTTAATTATTACTCATTACTAAACTAGGTCAATGACACTTCAATGTCAACGGATTCAATTCTTGTTACATCCAAAGAACATGTCTACTAAATCTGCATGTCTCTTCAACTGTTCACACTGACATTATCAGTCATCGCCCGAGTGATATATATAGTAATATTCAATGTCTATATTCCTTAACTACAAACATAAATGTCTATATTGCTTAACCTCAAACTTGATGCTTAATTTCTGAAAACCGATTGCATGCTAGGGCCAAGAGGTGATTATACCCAGTTGATTATGTGGAAGTTTTCAGTGTGCTGATAATCTGATGCTGAATACGGTGTCGATCGGGTTTTGCAGTCTTAATATTATAAGTATTATAAGTATTGTGGCAGTATTGACAGTATTGTGACAGCTCAACAGCAGGGCTAGCTGATGGTGGCTAAGTGGGCCGGTCCAGAACCACCGGTGCTGCTAGCTCGTTAGCCCGGCGTTGGGCCGGTCTCAGTCCGGGTGTGTTCGGCCTGCTCCAGCAGCTGTGGGGCTCAGGGCCCTGAACACATCGGTACCGCCTGCCTAGCGTACCGCGTAACGCTGCTGACGGTTCTGCTCTCGCTGATGGTTCTGCTCTCTGATGGTTCTGCTCTCGCTGATGGTTCTGCTCTCTGATGGTTCTGCTCTCGCTGACGGTTCTGCTCTCTGATGGTTCTGCTCTCGCTGACGGTTCTGCTCTCACTGATGGTTCTGCTCTCGCTGACGGTTCTGCTCTCGCTGATGGTTCTGCTCTCACTGACGGTTCTGCTCTCGCTGATGGTTCTGCTCTCGCTGATGGTTCTGCTCTCACTGACGGTTCTGCTCTTGCTGACGGTTCTGCTCTCGCTGATGGTTCTGCTCTTGCTGATGGTTCTGCTCTCGCTGACGGTTCTGCTCTCACTGATGGTTCTGCTCTCGCTGACAGTTCTGCTCTCACTGAGGGTTCTGCTCTCGCTGACGGTTCTGCTCTCGCTGATGGTTCTGCTCTCACTGATGGTTCTGCTCTCGCTGATGGTTCTGCTCTCGCTGACAGTTCTGCTCTCGCTGATGGTTCTGTTCTCGCCGTGTCCCCCAGGGGAGCCGGTGCCCAGGTCTCTGGAGGGGCTGTTTGTGTACGAGGagcgcaaccccccccccccggccaacGACACCATCGTGGTGGAGCAGTGGACCGTCATcgaggtgcgtgtgtgtgtgtatgtgggggggggggggggggggggggggggggtggctgtgtgtgtgtgtgagtgtgtgtgcgtgtgtgtgtgcatgcattcgtGTGTGCGTATGGAGGAGGGGCGATAGTGTGGATTTTAGCTTGGAGTATATTAATGCTTATTACAAACAGATTTATATGTTGGAAATGTCATTGTAATGTTATGTGCTAAGGCAGTTATGGAGAGATGTGTAGCTTAAGTACTGAAGTTTTAGtcgtgtgcctctgtgtgtcacTGAGTCTTACAGACGCACCTGTATTTTAGGGTTCGGATGTGAAGACGGACTACGGGCCCCTCCTTCACACGCTGGCCGAGTTCGGCtggctgctcacctgtgtgttacCCACACCTATCATCCGCCATGACAGGTGAGtcaagcacatacacacgcacgcacgcacacacacacacacactctcacacatcgTATCACAACCTATTCCTGCCTCACAGTCTGTGCAGTGAACTCTGTACAACCACTGCTGATGTAGTTGCTTTTCCATATTGATTCATGTCtgtttaaatatactgtatatccatgcgtgtgttcgtgtgtgtgtgtgtgtgtgtgtgtgtgtgtgtgtgtgtgtgtgtgtatgtgcgcacgtgcgtgtgtctatgtgtgcgtgtgtgtgtgtgtgtgcgtgtgtctatgtgtgcgtgtgcgtgtgtgtgcatgggacTGTTTATCATTGCAGTGAGGGCAATTTGGCCACCAAGCAGGTGGTGTTCCTGCAGAGGCCGGTCAGAGGTGAAGCAGCATCGCAGCGGAACCAGGTGAggcagacagacgcacacacacacacacgcgcatgggttcgacagggctgtgtgttacTGCGGAGCGATCCGACGCATTTCACCTGACACgtaataaactttattaataGAGCAGCTTTCGTACTGTGCAGAAACACCCACTCAGTACAGCTGAGAAGCTTCATATTTcatctgtgtgagagagagctccaCCTGCTCTGAATGGAGGACTCAATGTCACGCTGACCGTGAAAAATTTTAaaccaaaaattatttttacgtATACtggtacactgtgtgtgtatctacagagagagactgtatgAATGAGGAGAAGTAATCATCTCCTGGATAAAGATTAAAATGGTTTACTACATGACTTTAGTATTCCGTCAGGCTGTGAGGTGCTTGTTCAAATAAAGTAGCTGGTGCTTCCCCCTGGTGGCTCAGTTTTATATACTTTGAGAAAGTTAAGAAGAGTCGAAATAAACACAGAGTATTTACCCTGGGgctgaaataaatgtgctgGACTGCTTTTAATGTTGAATTCGGACAGTTTGGTTTTTCCTGGTAATTGATGAGTCTTGCgtactctttctccctccctttctctctcttctccccttcccccctttttctctcccccccctccccctctctctccccctccctctccctctccctttctccccctctcccctctctctcccccctccccctcccccccttctctcccccctcccccctccccccctctctcaggcgGTAGCGGGACCGTCCCGCAGCGAGGTGTCCAGTCGCTCCGTGAGTcggggggtgggcgtggcctccgcCCCCCCGGAGGACCTGACCCCGTGCGCGGGGGGGATAGGAGGGTTCCCCGTCTTCGGCGGGGGCTACCCCAGCGCCCTGTCCCACCTGGAGGACGGGGGCTTCGAGCAGGACGACGGGGCGGCGGAGGTCACCTGCATGTGACCCCGCGGGGGACGCGGACGCGCACGCGTCGCACGCCCGAACAACCACGCGctccctctcccatcccctCCCCAGAGGGAGCTTAGATTAGCCCCAGAACTCTCGCCACTTTTCTTCCTTTATGAAGCCATACTCACCCCTGAGAAAAGGCCAAAGGccttaaatatataaacaccCCTGTCAGGAGGACTGTGCTAAACTAATCACCCTCTCACAGTGTTGTTTTGGCCCAGCAGTGCACTTTTTGGTGAAAGCTCCATACTCAGACGGACCGGGTTTGCATGGGTACATCAGTCTCGTACCGTAGCACTCTGACACACATTTAACGCTCCGCTCCTGTAGCTCTGACTCCGCTCGCAGGCCATCTCTGCTGTATGGGGCTCAGACGGTTTGATCTGGTGGCGCCTTGTCTGTGAGCTCTCAACAGTGAAGCAGGAAGTGAACGATGGTGGtggtggcaggggtggggggccggggggccggggggcgggggttaagGGTTAGGGGTTTGAGGCGATACGGGTGTTACCAGGACAACAAAATACACTGACCGCACCTTTCCTAACCTCAACAGTAAccctcagtgtttttttttttttttgtggttcgATTTTTTTCCCCGTTCCCACAGTCTGTTTCAGAGCGGCCATTTTCTAAGTTAtgatttctgttttctcttcctCAAGACACCAGGGCTGGCTCAGAGggagatttttctttctttttttttttttttaaatgcagactGTTTCATCTGCTTCAACGAGCACCTTTTCAGTCCCATAAACACGTAGCCGAAAGAAACAGGCAATCATGTGCCGACTTGTAGATTGAACAAGCGTAACCTGCGTCACACGCGACTCATTTTCTATTGAAGTTTATATTAAACAGGGAGAGGCACAGTTCCTAGAAGGGCTATCTTATGTTTTCCCACAAGCCACTGCGTTCGTATGCACGTTTAGAAATCTATGTAGGGATGATgaaaatacccacaatgcacagcagGAGGAATCATTCCAAGCATTTTCAGCTGGAGCATCACACAAGTTTTCAGTCGTTCCAGAAAATCTCAGAATTGTAAAAAAGTGTATTTCACACCCGATTTCTGAATTCATTGGAAGAATCAATGCTGTGGCATCTATGCTTTGTCCTTCGCTCTGTCCTTTACTGTTTCGTTTTGCCGACGCACAGAGTATAAGAGAGAGGATGAGGTTGCTGTGCAACGGTCGTCCTTTTTCAACAGAgctgggttttgggggggggaggggggtctttTGTACGAGACCTTCCTGTTAATAAATCCActtcaatacttttttttttttttttaaagggaattttaaaaattcaaaaccaACTTTGAATTTAAAACATTCTAAATATTTCTCCATTTTTACTAATTGCTGCAGTGTTGAAGCTTTTACCCCTTTTCAATACCCTTTTATGCATTTGAGTTACTAGCCAAGTGTAATGTAGGTGTTTCTTTATATACCATAAACCCATCGTCGAAAAGTTTTAAATGGCCTAACAAATCAGTATTAATGACCTGATGCAGTATTGTGACATTCTGGAGAATTGTTGCCAgtgtattttatgctttttgttggtgttaatatctcatttttaaataaagtttcttcccattcaatttatttttgtctggtGCCCTTCAGTTCTTCTTGTACGGCATTAAAACGTCACCAAAATAAGTACATTCCAATACGGCAAACTTTCAGCAACCAGAGATTGTGAAGCAAAACCCAACAACCAGGACGCACCGATGGGtaacattacttttaattaacagatacaatgaaaataacaacaaacgTTAgtccgttaaaaaaaacaacaaaaagaaagtaTAAAAGTGGGACGAGCGGGGCCATAGCCCTGAGTGACGTGGAcaggaggctccgcccacacaaTAACTCCGCCCACACAATAACTTAACCGCTGagatgagtgagagagagagagagagagaaacagccggAACAGAACCCCAAAGCCAGGGCAGCCCagccccgttcctggagatctactatccaGCAGCTTTTCGACTCCAACCCTggcaaagcacacctcattcaacagctagagcgctcaatgagctgctaattagtggaatcaggtgcgcttagtttttcttttctttttttgccgttttctccccaatttagtcgttataccaattccccatgtgtatcacacagtcctggtcggtgcgctatcctctgtcggtctggggagggtgtagactaccacacgcctcctccgatacacgtggagtcgccagccgcttctgttcacctgacagcgaggagtttcactgggacaGGTGCGCTTCGtcagatctccaggagcagggctgggcaggccAGCCCAAAGTGAAGACCAGATTACAGAGGCCATGATGTGTCAGGACTTGGGACAGTGGAATATAGagatatatattatatatatatataggagaccacacgtgtgagtgtgtgtgtgtgtgtgcgtgtgtcagtctgtgtgcgCGTTTTAATacctctgtgttgtgtgtgagcgCCCCCTGGCTGACACTGAAGGTTCCTGCAGCGTTTCTGTGACATTAGGAGAGTTTCCTGCCCTTACGGCGCATTACTGTAGTGTGTGCTGGGTGGGTgaagaggggggcggggcctcgggtgaggaaggagggggcggggcctcgggtgaggaaggagggggcggggcctccggtgaggaggggggcggggcctcgggtgaggaaggagggggcggggcctcgggtgaggaaggaggggggcggggcctcgggtgagccggggggcggggcctcgggtgaggaggggggcggggcctcaggtgaggaggggggcggggcctcacgcCTCGCTCTCTCCCGCTGCTGCGTTCTGGACCTCCTCCTCCAGGATCGGCACGATCAGGTTGTCCTTGGACATCAGGTTGTACTTCATCACGAAGCGCGTGAACCGGTGACACAGGAACGTCTCGTTCTGcacaggaagggagggagggatggagggagagagaaagggaaggggggggggggagagagggagggatggagggagagagaaagggagagagagtaagggagggagagagaatacaGTGAGATTAACTGCACAGATGGGAGATAAAATGCTATCGCTGCACATTACTAAATAAATCCCTTATCCAGGATGGCTTATTCTTCATATAAGTTTATATTTACAGTTTAAGTGAGTCAAGGGCACAAAAGCACGAGTCCTAGACATAAGACGTCCAGCTCCTGGACCATCTCACTACACAAGCGCTGCTGACAGCAGCTACATCAACCCCTCCCCTCAGGAGCCCCATTTCCTGCGGGGGCTCCGGTACACCCGACTGGCTCTCACCACACCCCAAAGAGGGACCGGCTTCACCCAAAAATCGGTGACTCACCTCATACTTGTCAAATATTTGGCGGTGGTGGAAGTAGGCGTGGGAGAATATCCTGTAGATTCGCCGGCACACCGAGCCCAGTTTGGCGACGGACGACTCCTTAATGCTCACTctgcggaaggggggggggggggagatccaCAGCTCACAACAGGAACATAGCACAAGTGTAGGGTGATCACATGACTAGAGAGTGGAACAGGATAGGCTAGAGCCATGACTACGGGGTAGtgacatcagagagagagaggcacactCACCGGCTGGGGAAATACTTGTTGCTGTTGAGGAGACAGGCAGCGCCGTCCAGCGTGTGCCTGGTGTAGTCGATGGCCGGACACTGTGGGCACAGCACAGGGCAAGCGTGAGTCACAGCCTCTAAAGAAGGCCGGTTCCAGAGTCACAGCCTCTACTGAAGGCCCTTTCCAGAGTCACACCTCTACTGAAGGCCCATTCCAGAGTCACAGCCTCTACTGAAGGCCCATTCCAGAGTCACACCTCTACTGAAGGCCCATTCCAGAGTCACACCTCTACTGAAGGCCCATTCCAGAGTCACACCTGTACTGAAGGCCCATTCCAGAGTCACACCTGTACTGAAGGCCCATTCCAGAGTCACACCTCTACTGAAGGCCCATTCCAGTTACACCTCTACTGAAGGCCCATTCCAGAGTCACACCTCTACTGAAGGCCCTTTCCAGAGTCACACCTCTACTGAAGGCCCATTCCAGAGTCACACCTCTACTGAAGGCCCATTCCAGAGTCACACCTCTACTGAAGGCCCATTCCAGAGTCACACCTCTACTGAAGGCCCATTCCAGAGTCACACCTCTACTGAAGGCCGGTTCCAGAGTCACACCTCTACTGAAGGCCCATTCCAGAGTCACACCTCTACTGAAGGCCGGTTCCAGAGTCACAGCCTCGAAAGAAGACCGGCTCCAGGACCGCTCTATTAAACAGaagcagaggattctgggattgTTGGCACTCACCTCTTTGGGAGTCTTGTGAGCAGCGCAGAGGAAGATCCACTGCTCTGTGGCAGTCATCTGGCTGCATGTTTCTGGGTGGCATTCGCTCTGCggacacaggaacacacatcacacactgaaaGAGGGCGTCTAACAAGTTTTACTGTGTACTCACATTCACGTTAAGTAAACGTCTACAGAAATCATGCTGAAGGTGTTTTCGAAAACCacaatttttggaaaataaccCCAAGACCGCTCATCTCAGTGACATGGTTACATACGAGGACAGCAAAATTAGAAATTCACAGTGGGAGAATGTGAGTGCCCATCAAAATAGATGACGAGATGAGTCGAAGCAGCTATTTTCCTCATACTAATTAACTTATGTACACAAACTTATCATTAAGTGGTATTCAAGCAATGAAGTTTACGGATTGGCAACAGGGAAGGGGTCATATCTGAGAGCCGGTGTCATAAACCTTACCTGCAGTTTGACTGCAAGTCCGTTCAGCTCCAGGCAGAACTGTCTGTACCAGCAAAgaagatgggggtgggggggagggggggggagagggaatggacatgatttaattaaaaatcgttctctccctctccacctcagttgatgtgtggtgagcgttctggtgctaAAAGGCTGCCGTGcctcacccaggtgggtgctacacatcgGTGGTGGCTGAGGAGAGTttccctcatcactgtaaaagcACTTtttgagcatctggaaaggtgctgtataaatgcaatgtttcattccAACTTAATTTATGTTGTGCGATTTCAAAAGAATGACACAAGCTTCCAGGAACTGAACAGGTAATCTGGCACGCGGGGGCGAAACGTCCGGAGTACCTGAGGTGCTCGTACTTCCACACGCCCTCGTCCTGTCCCTCCGGGGGCTCCAGGATCTTGTCGATGTTGGAACAGTCCGAGCGAATGTTCTGCTGGATGTACTGCGTAGAGAAACCAGGGTTTCCAAAGGTAtgtttaaaatacacacacacacacacaactatagAACTATAAAACCTAGTGGACCAGCAAATGGTGTCTAACAAATGTAAGCAAAGCATTTTAAACTGCCTTTAAACCCAGCTGCCGCTGGTGGCTCAAAAAagctttctgttttctgttagcAACCACACCTGTTGTACAGCCAGTGTGCTGTCCATCTCCTCGAAGGATTCATCGGGCCAGTTGTAGAAGTCCTGCAGAAGAAGAAATGAGTCATTTCCATGGCGTCAAACGGAATATATACCATAACCACCCATAATCAATGGCATGGGTGCAcgactccggtcctggagggttggtctgcgtgctggtttttgttccagccgatttagtttcagttttctgGCTGCTCTATGAACGAAGCTGGTTcgctcctgtacttgagcacaacAGAACGTATAGGATACACTCGCTGTGTACGACTATAGCTCCTGCTTGTACAAATGTCGGATCAAGATACGAATGAGCTCATTAAATGATTAAGAGTAGAAGTTCGCACACAATCCGGAAAGGGATCTATGCTTGTTGCGCACCCCCGATCTATGGTACAGTCAGCTAGCGGAGACGGGAGTAGTCGGGGTAATAGTGAACAGAAATAGTGAACAGGAATAGCGAACAGACCACCGGGTTCTTTCCGGTCAAGATGACATCAGTTGCTGCTTCAGTTGTCCTGACGAAGACAGCTGGCAAAAGAAGCAGCCAGCGTCAGCTAGCTAATTAAGATTCCTCAGTTGAAGACTAATAGCTAATATAGCCTTGTGCTATTTAACTATACCAATGCCCTGATAATCCAAAGACCGGCTTCAGATGCATTATATCCGATTGTAGCATTATAGCCACACTTTCAAGTCagtgaaaaatataatacaaatcattcaatttttcaaaacattcatctttgttttattttttacaaaatgagattggaagctaactagctagtcaGCTCAATTTATTTCGATGTGTACCAAGCTAGTTTAGGGGGGAAAGGTTCTTGGTTAAAAGAATCATCGACAAACTAATGTGGGCGTTATTAAAGAACATAGCATGCTACTTGAcgattattacatttttaaaatttatataattaaaatcACACTAGATAGACAAACGTGAATGGTAAGCTTGTTCAATTGTGTTGTACATAACAGCGAGGTAGCAAGCTTAGTCAAGTACAGTGGACTGTATGGTTAAAATATTTGGTACTACAAACGTTACCTCAAAAGCTGAAAAATCTTCTCCACTACAAGGAACTAGCTAACATTACCCTAACTAACCCAGTCTACCTAGTTAACATTTATGTGGGCCAGGTAACGTTAGTCTACATACCGAGTATATCGAGGTCTTGCTTTTAGGTATGTGCTAGTACACTATGCTAGCTAGCAAAACTTCCTTAGCAAATGAACAAGTCGTTTGCGGCGAGTAGCCGAGCTAGCTCGTGAAATGGGCAGCACTTAGCACCACTACACTGCTACCAAACTCAGCTAGGCCTGACCCTTACTGCCAAGGCAGCCGAGTGAGTTAGCTAGTTAGCCTAGCTACATTTACAGTAGCCCTCTCCTGTCCCGACACCCGCTCAAAAGGCCGGATCGATATACATTCTCGCGCTTTATTCGGGCACATTCGGTCCACGGGGGTCTCATGGCCCTATCCCACCACTTTTCAAAGCAAAATTGTGTTACCTGGGCCTTAGTTCCTGGCCGATTCCTCCTCAGAACTGCAGTACCCTCCGCCATGACCATCTCGCCAGGATCCCGGATACAACCGACGCATTGCTGCAGTGTCGCATCACGCCACCAGAGGGACTGTAGAGCAGTACTAGGCAAATACGTGAACTACTTGCATATGTAGGTCGTGTAAACGTTGGGCTATTTTAAGTACTTCATTTCACCCCCCATTCATAAATGCAAATTGACTAATGTCAGCACcagtttaaacaattttattctaatctttaatctattttataatttattccGCATCACAGCCAATTAAAACTATATTGGCCGATACCATAATGTAACTAACTTTCCTCTCAAAATGTTAAACCCCTCTTATAcctcttaaatgtttttatttctatgaTTTGCCTCATTCTCCTATTAGAACAGTTACCGTACTTATAATAGTTGTGCAATGAAAAtatcattaataaaatgttatataaaagGTATATTCTTAGAATCAAAGATTTATATACCAACAGCTAACCAATGCTGCATGTAAAAAGGCTGTACAAGTTACCATGTATATAAGGGCTAACGTTACTCAGTTATAGCAACTGAGTCACTTTTAAAATAGTTCAG is a window from the Anguilla anguilla isolate fAngAng1 chromosome 3, fAngAng1.pri, whole genome shotgun sequence genome containing:
- the LOC118222887 gene encoding MOB-like protein phocein isoform X3, translating into MAFRKFLPLFDRVLVERLAAETVTKGGIMLPEKSQGKVLQATVVAVGPGAANKDFYNWPDESFEEMDSTLAVQQYIQQNIRSDCSNIDKILEPPEGQDEGVWKYEHLRQFCLELNGLAVKLQSECHPETCSQMTATEQWIFLCAAHKTPKECPAIDYTRHTLDGAACLLNSNKYFPSRVSIKESSVAKLGSVCRRIYRIFSHAYFHHRQIFDKYENETFLCHRFTRFVMKYNLMSKDNLIVPILEEEVQNAAAGESEA
- the LOC118222887 gene encoding MOB-like protein phocein isoform X1, producing the protein MVMAEGTAVLRRNRPGTKAQDFYNWPDESFEEMDSTLAVQQYIQQNIRSDCSNIDKILEPPEGQDEGVWKYEHLRQFCLELNGLAVKLQSECHPETCSQMTATEQWIFLCAAHKTPKECPAIDYTRHTLDGAACLLNSNKYFPSRVSIKESSVAKLGSVCRRIYRIFSHAYFHHRQIFDKYENETFLCHRFTRFVMKYNLMSKDNLIVPILEEEVQNAAAGESEA